One window from the genome of Candidatus Chlorohelix allophototropha encodes:
- the recN gene encoding DNA repair protein RecN: MLVELNISNFAIIDSLSLRFSPGFNTLTGETGAGKSIIIDAVGAILGAKTGAEFIRHGQNQARVEGYYELAMSDKMLEDERFRHLLELLQRENLLEDENYAHQTLRLNLSREVNLSGRSVCRINGSSVRQDILREVGEALVDIHGQTEHISLLRVSEHLELLDQYAGVIQRRIRLSDLVGQLRMVRRDINGMQRDEREMARRVDLLKFQLEEIDAARLQPGEEEEMLKQRQILNSAEKLTAVSDRAYKLLYEGFEEGGEEGGYGKRGRGSGMAVHAALAEIERLLSDLLKFEAEIGKHLETVQEAAIKLEDVAHALRDFRDRVEYDPKRLEGIEERLEMIRSLKRKYGNGIPEILVYRQKAATELEQIVHSDERLAELHAQEQDLLQQIGVLAGEISKARRSAADKLAQEVEQSLRDLKLLRARFEVNITQREDFSGAPVTLLDGRKGLFAFDGHGVDRVEFYVSLNPGEPPKPLQKVASGGETSRLMLALKSILASADSVPTLIFDEVDVGVGGRSGQVVGEKLWQLTNSNNHQVICITHLPQIAAFGDSHFNIMKKVVDDRTLTTVRQLDYEAIIEELAAMLGGLPVSDSMRNSAVEMLKDVKGWKEAVHNGTLEQFLAQRHSNQATGQGQLWEELKTT; encoded by the coding sequence ATGCTGGTAGAGTTAAATATCTCCAATTTTGCCATCATAGATTCGCTCTCGCTGCGTTTTTCGCCCGGTTTTAATACGCTTACCGGGGAGACGGGTGCGGGCAAATCTATTATCATCGATGCGGTGGGCGCAATTCTCGGCGCGAAAACCGGCGCAGAATTTATTCGGCATGGGCAGAATCAGGCGCGGGTGGAAGGCTACTACGAGTTAGCGATGTCCGACAAAATGCTTGAGGATGAGCGGTTTCGCCACCTGTTGGAATTGCTACAGCGTGAGAATCTGTTGGAAGATGAAAATTATGCTCACCAAACCCTTCGCCTAAACCTTAGCCGTGAAGTGAATCTCAGTGGGCGTTCGGTTTGCCGAATCAACGGTAGTTCGGTACGGCAGGATATACTGCGCGAAGTAGGCGAGGCATTGGTGGATATTCACGGGCAAACCGAGCATATCTCACTATTGCGCGTCAGCGAACATCTGGAATTGCTCGACCAATATGCCGGGGTGATTCAGCGGCGTATCCGGTTGAGCGATCTGGTGGGGCAATTGCGCATGGTGCGCCGTGACATCAATGGAATGCAACGGGATGAGCGGGAAATGGCGCGTAGGGTTGACCTGCTTAAATTTCAGCTTGAAGAAATTGATGCGGCACGCCTCCAGCCCGGTGAAGAAGAAGAAATGCTCAAGCAGCGGCAGATTTTAAACAGTGCAGAAAAACTAACCGCTGTTTCTGACCGCGCCTATAAATTGCTGTACGAAGGTTTTGAAGAGGGCGGAGAAGAAGGTGGGTATGGCAAGCGTGGGCGTGGTAGCGGAATGGCGGTACACGCAGCGTTGGCTGAAATCGAGCGATTGCTGAGCGATTTGCTGAAGTTTGAGGCTGAGATTGGCAAACACCTTGAAACAGTGCAGGAAGCTGCCATTAAGTTGGAAGATGTAGCGCATGCCTTGCGCGATTTCCGCGACCGCGTGGAATACGACCCCAAACGCTTGGAGGGTATTGAAGAGCGGCTTGAAATGATTCGCTCTCTCAAGCGCAAATACGGCAACGGCATCCCCGAAATACTGGTGTATCGTCAAAAAGCTGCTACCGAACTGGAACAAATCGTACACAGCGACGAGCGGTTGGCAGAGTTGCATGCGCAAGAACAAGACTTGTTACAACAAATTGGGGTGTTGGCGGGTGAAATCTCGAAAGCTCGCCGTAGCGCCGCCGACAAACTAGCGCAGGAAGTAGAGCAATCTCTGCGTGATTTGAAGCTGTTACGTGCTCGTTTCGAGGTCAATATCACGCAGAGAGAAGACTTCTCCGGCGCGCCCGTAACGCTTCTCGATGGGCGTAAAGGGCTTTTCGCTTTTGATGGGCATGGGGTGGATCGCGTGGAGTTTTATGTTTCCCTCAACCCCGGTGAGCCTCCCAAACCGCTACAGAAGGTTGCCAGCGGTGGTGAAACCAGCCGCCTGATGTTGGCGCTCAAATCTATTCTGGCAAGCGCAGATTCTGTTCCTACGCTGATTTTTGATGAGGTGGATGTGGGCGTGGGTGGGCGTAGCGGTCAGGTAGTGGGCGAAAAGCTCTGGCAACTTACCAACTCAAACAACCATCAGGTAATATGTATTACCCACTTGCCGCAGATTGCCGCTTTCGGTGACTCGCACTTCAATATAATGAAAAAGGTGGTGGACGACCGCACCCTTACCACTGTGCGACAGCTAGATTATGAAGCTATTATCGAAGAATTAGCGGCGATGCTGGGCGGGTTGCCCGTTAGCGATTCTATGCGCAACAGCGCCGTTGAAATGCTGAAGGATGTGAAGGGCTGGAAAGAAGCGGTGCATAATGGCACACTCGAACAATTTTTGGCGCAACGCCATTCCAATCAAGCTACCGGACAGGGGCAATTGTGGGAGGAACTTAAAACTACATGA